The window aatACCTCAAGTTACATTGATGGTGAATAAAAATTAGCCTGTATCATATTTTTTCATGGCTGTAAGAATACAATTGGCCAATAAGGATACATAAAAATGACTAAAATTTATGATGTGCCAAGTGCTTTTTATGTATTGATTCTCTAGGAGGAGGACTCTCCTTTGGTAGGGAGGTGCACATCTCCTGACGAACCCACTGTGAGGGCAGGCTCGCATAGGTAAGTGAGGTAGGATCTAAGTATGAAGCACATGGGGAAGGTGAGGGGGCACATAATGCTATTACTGAAATAATAGTTCCCACTATTTTCTCTGCATGCTTTCTAAATATAGTTACCTGTGTTCTACTACCCATTCTTACACCTCATGCTTTTGTCAATGAAAGAGGTGTGCCCTCTCCTGGGAAATGGCTGACTTCAGAGATGGGGGGAGGGGTATTCAGACAGGCTGTGTGTCTGGGCGGGGAGATGGCTGGGGAATCAGTGGAGGAGACCCAGACAGGTGGTAGGCATTTAACATGGCCGTGAATATATAAAAGCTAAAGTTATAACCCTTGTCGTGGGTTTTGGGCCATCTGCTAGTCCccctatttcttcttttttgtgccCTGTCTTTCTGTCGATCCATAGCTCTGTCCCTCTCCTATAGATGTCTGTAGGGAGCTGTTCTCTTGGAACTTAAGAAAGAAGATGAACTATTAGCTTGGATCCAAGGTGGGTATGAACATGAGTACCCCCGTTgactgggggtgggggttggCTGTTGGCAGTTGGGTGAGACCAGATGACATCTTGGACCATTGACTTGCAGCTTTCCAGACACCTCTGCCCTCACCATTTGTGTACAGGAAATGGGGGTGGGTGAGCCAGGATCATGTCTATAGAGTAATTGGTAGATACTGTGGTGGGAAATGGGGAAGGAAGTGATGCAAAGAGGGTCCAAGGACGTCGGCTATGTTGCGTAACCAGTGCTGTAGATTTGGAAAGGCAGATGTTCTCTGGATTGAGAGACTGCCCTTGTGTGTTTTTGCCCATAGATCTGCCAGTGGATCTGCTGTAGAGCTTGTCtactttggaagcaaggaaggaggagagaatcGCACAGGATCAGTGCAGGTTGGCGTGAGAAGGAGGCCTGCCTGGGTAGAACTGTAGGGGAGTGGTGTACACCAGCATGGGGTCAGAAGGGCTGGGTGCTCCTTAGCCTCTCATGTTCTCATCTCAGCAAGCTTTCCCACAGTCCGATCTCCTGTTTGATGTAGAGGAAAGAGTGTGTAGGGCCTGGGCAGGGTATTGTTTGGGAGTAGTGAGAGTGTGGAAGGGATAAAATGAGGACGCAGGTTTTCTACTGATCGATTTGTACCACACAGTCAGTCTCTGCTATTTCTTTCATGTCTCTCTATGTGACTTTGTGCATAGAGCAGTACAGTGGGAAGAGACTCAAAGCCCCGTTTCATTCTTCCAGATCAGGTCCATCTTCAGTGGCAGCTGTGGTGGCCTCGGAGTGGCAGAAGAACATCCCTCTGAGCAGGTCTGCACCCAGGAGCCGTCATCTTCCTCCAGCCTGAGTGTGCCTCTGCCCTCTGTCTGTATTATTAACAGAGGCTGTGTGTTTTCAGAGGGGACTCTGTGACTGTCGAGCCGACAATTGACtctgactgttgcttccaaggCTATAGGCTGACCCAGTGAAAGAGTGTTAAGACACTGACCCAAGACACCTTGAGTTGTAAGGCCGATACCGAATAGGGCTACATAACAAGACTTCAGCCATGTCTGAGAATAAGAGTGGAACCCATGCTAAAACTAGGAAAGGGGCCGGCATAAAGGCTGAAGCAGAGAGGGAGGCTACTGGAATAGTCAAGGCCAGGGCAGGGTTTGAGACAGATGCAGTAGCAGAGACTAAGGTTGCTACTGAGATGAAGACAAGAGCCCTGTCAGAGCCTACAGCTCTGGTCAAAGGCGTGGCTAAGGCCATGCCTAGATCCTGGGCCAGGTCAGGGGAGGAGATGAATACAGACTTTGGTCCCAGGGCTGAGGATGAGGCCGCTGTGGTATCTGGTTTTTCTTGTGTGGCTGAGGAGAGTGCTGCATCTGGGGCCACACACAAAGATGAGACTGATACTGATGCCTGGTTCTGGGCTGGGGAAGAGGCTGGTGATCAGGCCAATGTTAAGGAAGAAGGTGAAACTGATATTGGTGCCTCAATCAATACTGAGGAGTTGGGAATAGAGGCTGCTACTGGGGCCAGCTGGAAGCCTAGGCCAGGGgcggaggagggggaggaggatgaAGAGGAGGAGTGGGAGGACtacgaggaggaggaggagggggaagtcGTTATTGGGAAGTGGTTCTGGGTTGGAGATAAAATTAGTTTTGACCCTAATCCTAGACCTGTGTACAGGATAGTTAAGCCCTGGGTAACATGTGAAATTGATGAAAGAAATAGGCCCAAGGACTGGTCTGAGGTAACTATCTGGCCCAATGGCCCTGCTGAAATTCCGGCATTGTTGGCATCTGGATACCAGGTCCCGTCGAGGACAAGGCCTCTTTCACATACTGCCCAGTCCTCAGCTGAGAAAAACACGGGTTCCCTGCCTGCGGCAGAAGCCGGTCTTCATGAGGGCACTTCCATATGCCTACAGTCTATAGACGCGTACCCATTTGATTCTGAGACTTGCACTCAGGCCATAGAGAAGATCAGAGGGCAGATCAGGATCAGGGAGCTGAATGGGATTAGGCCATTTCCTTGCCCTTGCAAAATGGAATGCCGCCTGAATTCTGAGGACTTTGAAAAACTTGTTAGCTTACTTAGGTCAAATGCTGATCCCGTCATTCATAAAATAGCTCAAATTGCAATGGGTGTCATCAAGGTTCATCCCCTTGCCCAACAGCTCATTAATGAGATGGGTGTGCTGACTGTTATTGAAAGCTTGCTCCATTTTCAATTCCCGGACATGACAAAAAAGGCTGAAATTACTCTGAATCCCATTTCTGTGGAGGAAAGACAACGCAGGAATATAATACATGTTGTGCATA is drawn from Loxodonta africana isolate mLoxAfr1 chromosome X, mLoxAfr1.hap2, whole genome shotgun sequence and contains these coding sequences:
- the LOC100674967 gene encoding G protein-coupled receptor associated sorting protein 3-like, whose amino-acid sequence is MSENKSGTHAKTRKGAGIKAEAEREATGIVKARAGFETDAVAETKVATEMKTRALSEPTALVKGVAKAMPRSWARSGEEMNTDFGPRAEDEAAVVSGFSCVAEESAASGATHKDETDTDAWFWAGEEAGDQANVKEEGETDIGASINTEELGIEAATGASWKPRPGAEEGEEDEEEEWEDYEEEEEGEVVIGKWFWVGDKISFDPNPRPVYRIVKPWVTCEIDERNRPKDWSEVTIWPNGPAEIPALLASGYQVPSRTRPLSHTAQSSAEKNTGSLPAAEAGLHEGTSICLQSIDAYPFDSETCTQAIEKIRGQIRIRELNGIRPFPCPCKMECRLNSEDFEKLVSLLRSNADPVIHKIAQIAMGVIKVHPLAQQLINEMGVLTVIESLLHFQFPDMTKKAEITLNPISVEERQRRNIIHVVHMCKETVSFPLNSPGQRSGLKELGQLSADRDHHFIVAAYLPELSRMLSLGNHKTRNLVLKVLLNMSENPIAARDMMNTQVLSALKLIFHQKEAKANLVSAVAIFVNIKEHIRRGLIVVVNPVSYNELKAVFREVKTIIEKL